The sequence CCATCGATTGTATTGAGGTAGGTTCGGAAAAGATCGAAAAGAAGAACATCCTGACGACGTTCACCTATGATATTGGCCACTGCATGTACTGCGGGCTGTGTGAGGATGCCTGTCCCACCCCCGCACTGGAACTGACCCAGGATTTCGAACTGGCCACCTATCAGCGGGACTTCATCTGGGACCGGAAACGACTTGAGGACGGGCCCGTCATCACAAAGTACAAGAGGTAATGTGCGGGCTTCGCATGCCGCGTTGAAGAACCCGGCGCCGTCATCCGAGGGGAGAACTTGAGTGGCTGTGAGCGGATGGGGGGCCGGTCAAAAGAGCCAGTGACACAATCCACGGATTGTTGTCCAGGATTGGTGATCTTTCCTGCAGTATTCCGTTTCCCGCGATTTTGTTTGAGGCTGTCTGAAATCTTTAAAGTCAAGTGGACGCCTCGTGCGCCAAGCAATAGCCGGCAGGGACGTCAGGTTGAGCGATGACTTTTGACCAAATCCTGTTTTACTGTTTAGCGGTGATCGCCATTGCCTCCGCGCTCATGGTCATCACCCGCCGCAATCCCGTTCACAGCGCCATGTTTTTGATCACCACCCTCTTCTCGGTGGCAGGGATTTATCTCCAACTGCACGCGGAATTCCTGGCCGCCGTGCAAGTGATTGTTTACGTGGGCGGGATCATGGTGCTGTTCCTGTTCGTCATCATGCTGGTCAATCTTGAAGTCGTCAGCACCGAGCGACGCTTCAACAAGCAGTGGATTATCGCTTTGATTGCGAGTGCGGCGTTATTGGTTGAGTTTGCCTATGTGATTGTGCGGGGGAAGACGACCCTTCTCCCGCCGGC comes from Terriglobia bacterium and encodes:
- a CDS encoding NADH-quinone oxidoreductase subunit J; translated protein: MTFDQILFYCLAVIAIASALMVITRRNPVHSAMFLITTLFSVAGIYLQLHAEFLAAVQVIVYVGGIMVLFLFVIMLVNLEVVSTERRFNKQWIIALIASAALLVEFAYVIVRGKTTLLPPATGPAQDLTRKNSEQIGLMLYQNYMLPFEIASLLLLVAIIGAVILAKRRLTSDK